Within Flagellimonas maritima, the genomic segment TTATGTTCTATATAAAAATGCATATAGAAAGATGGAAGCAGCAAAAGTTTTCCTAAATGGCGCTCATTGGTGGATTTCCGATGCCCAAGTTCGTGCGCTACATTGATTCCGTTGACGCCCAATACTATACCTACGGAAAAAATGAGGCCTATAATTTCATACAAAGCATAGCTTGTAGTGGAAAGGTCCCACAAGGTGTAAAACAAAAACCCAAATACGATGGGAATATTGAGATAGAGCATCCAATCGAAGAATTTGCTTTTTTCTTTTTCCAAACGTTGCTCATTTGAAAGGTTATTGGGGTCTTGTGGCAGGAGCACTTCCAAAAATGGAATTATGGCAAATGCATAAAACGGGGTAAAGAAACTCCAATAGCCCTTAAAGTAAATACTAATGACCGCAGAAAGTGGAATGGTCATGGCAGCGAGGTATTTAAAATCTTTCATAATAACGGTTTTAACAAAAATTTTCAGCGCAATCTCTTGGTATCGGGTATCTTGGTAATAAATATAGCAGATTTTGAAGAGTTATCACAGAATATTGGAAAAGCTTAATGGCTTTACCAAAAAACTTTATACCAAGCAATTGATCAAGGGTGGGCTGCTTTTTCTAACCCTCGGACTGCTTTTTTGGATAGGGATATTAACCTTGGAATATGTGCTTTGGCTCGATCAAGAATGGCGACTGGCCTTGTTTTTGGTTTTTTTGTTAGTGGAATTGTTTCTTTTGTATAGGTTTATCTTAATTCCGTTGTTTTACATCTTCCGAATAAAAAATGGAATTAGTAACAAAGAAGCGTCACGACTTATAGGGAAGCATTTTCCGCAAGTTGACGATAAATTGTTCAATTTGCTGGAGCTTTCCGAGAATCAGAAGGAATCTGAACTGTTACTGGCAAGCATAGAACAAAGGGCGAGCACGCTAAGCATAGTTCCTTTTACTGAAGCGATAAATTTTAAGGAAAGCTTAAAATATGCCAAATATGTTGTGGTTCCACTATTGCTGCTTGGCTTTATTTGGTTATCTGGGAATATTGTCTCTTTTTTTAATTCGCATAAAAGAATTGTCAACTATGATTTGGCTTTTGAGCAGCCTGCACCTTTCAAGTTTCAATTATTGAACGAAAGCTTGGAGATTTTGGACAATGAGCCATTGAAAATAAATGTCGCTGTGGTGGGTGATGTAAAGCCTGATAATGTATTTATGATAATCAACGGGGAAGAATTGTTGCTAAAACAGGATGGGGAAATATACACGCAATTGTTTGAAGCCCCCGTTTCGGAAAGCAGCTTCTATTTGACTGCCAACGGATGGAACTCAAGAAAGTATATGATTAAAAGCTATAAAACCCCTGTTTTGGCAGACTTTAAGATGAAATTGAATTTTCCGGGATATTTGAAAAGAAGAGGGGAAATTATCACTGCTACCGGAAATGCAATTATTCCTGAAGGAACCAGAATAATATGGCAGATTGAAGGTCAGCATGTGGAGGATATTACTATGGTCACCAAGGATACTGTACTGGCTTTTGAAAAAAACGAAGGTGGTTTTGAACATACCAATACCCTATATAATGATTTGTCTTATCAATTGAGCACCTCCAATGCTTATGTTAAAGATTTTGAGAAATTAGCCTATAACCTGGATGTTATCAAGGATCAAAACCCAGCCATTAAAGTTGAACAGATTCTTGATTCAATCAACATAAATCAGTCCTATTTCACAGGTCAAGCCGCAGATGACTATGGATTGAGCAAAATAAGGTTGGTTTGCTATCCCTCGGATAATGAAGAGGAATTTCAACGAATCAGTTTAGAATCACCTAACACGAATGTGCATCGATTTTATTATACATTTCCATCTGGATTAAAACTTGCTGAAGGCAAATCTTATAAACTATATTTTGAAGTTGTTGATAATGACGGAATTAGAGGCGGTAAAGTTACAAGAAGTCAGATATTCAATATAACTATTTTTGATGATAACCAACTAAAAAACAGAGAGTTAGACTTTCAGAATTCTATTTTGGATAAAATGGATAAATCTTTGGAGAAGTATAGGGAGCAAGAAGAAACCTTATCAAAGATAAATGATAAGCAAAAAGAAGAAAAGACCTTGAATTTTGAGGATAAGAACCAGATAAAAAACTTTCTACAAAAACAGGAAGAACAAGAAATGTTGATGGAGAAATTCAGTAAACAACTAAAGGAAAGTTTAAGCAAGGATGATCAAAATAACGAAACTAAAAAAATGCTGCAAGAACGTTTGGAGCGACAGGAGATGGAAGCAAGAAAGAATGAAAAGCTCCTTGAGGAATTAAACAAGCTGGCAGACAAAATAGATAAAGAAGAGCTCAAAAAAAAGTTGGACGAGCTAGGCAAAAAACAAAATACAGGAGCGCGCAACCTAGAGCAAATATTAGAATTGACAAAGCGATATTATGTTACTGAAAAAGCTTCACAATTGTCCAAAGAACTTGATAAATTGTCTAAGGAACAAGAAAATATTTCAATAGATGAGAAGAACAATAAAAGTCAAGATCAAAAAAAGTTGAATGATACTTTTGAACGACTTGCAAAGGAATTGGATGACCTTAAAAAGGATAACAGTGATTTAAAAAAGCCTCTGGATATCGATGTTCCCAAAAAACAACAAGATGATGTAAAAGATAATCAGAAAGATGCTCTTGAAGAGCTTAACAAAAGTGAGGCATTGGAACAAGACAAACAGGATAATTCACCTTCAAAAGAAAAAGCTTCACAAAAGCAGAAATCTGCAGCTCAAAAAATGAAGGAGATGAGTAAATCTTTACAGCAAAGTTCTATGGGCGGCGGCGGTTCTTCAGTTACGGAAGATGCGGAGATGCTTCGTCAAATTTTGGATAATCTCATCACATTTTCGTTTAAACAAGAAAATCTATTTGAGGAAATGGAGAATGCAAGCGCTGATGTTTCACAGTTTTCCAAAAAAGTACGAGACCAAAAAGAATTACGGAGACTATTTGAACATGTCGACGATAGTTTGTTCGCACTTTCCTTAAGACGTGCAGAATTGTCCGAGTTTGTAAACGAACAAATAACCGAAGTGTATTACAATATTGATAAATCTCTGGAAAGTGTTGCAGAAAACCAGATTTACCAAAGCGCTTCTTATCAACAATATGTTATTAATGCTACCAACAAATTGGCAGATTTCTTAGCCAATATCTTGGATAATATGCAGCAAAGCATGCAAGCTGGCCAAGGGAGTGGACAAAGTAGCGGTGATTTTCAATTGCCAGATATTATTCAGGGTCAGCAAAGCATTCAAGAAAAAATGAATGGTTCGGGCCAACAAGAAAAACAGGGGCAGAGTGGGCAAGAAGGAAAAAAAGGTGAAGGAAAACAAGGGGAGGGAGAAAAAATTGGCGAAGGAGAAGGACAAAAAGGGCAAAATGAAAAGAATGGTGATGGAAAAACCGAAGGTGATGGAAATGGAAAAAGTGGAGCTGATTCACAAAACGGTAATGAGGGTCAAGACGGAAATTCTTTGGAAGAAACGGGGTTAAGTGAAATTTACGAGATTTATAAAGAACAACAATATTTACGTGAGCAGTTGGAGAAGCAGTTGAATGATTTAATCAATAAATCAGATAAAGATTTGGCCAAGAAACTAATAAGGCAAATGGAGGAATTTGAAAATGAACTTCTCGAAAATGGAATTACGAATAGGACCAAGAACAAAGCGAATACAATTCAACATCAACTGTTAAAATTGAAAGATGCATCCTTACAACAAGGTAAGAAAAGTGAAAGGGAAAGCAATGCCAATAACAAGAGCTATTCAAATCCCATTACTACAAAACCA encodes:
- a CDS encoding DUF4175 family protein — encoded protein: MKSYHRILEKLNGFTKKLYTKQLIKGGLLFLTLGLLFWIGILTLEYVLWLDQEWRLALFLVFLLVELFLLYRFILIPLFYIFRIKNGISNKEASRLIGKHFPQVDDKLFNLLELSENQKESELLLASIEQRASTLSIVPFTEAINFKESLKYAKYVVVPLLLLGFIWLSGNIVSFFNSHKRIVNYDLAFEQPAPFKFQLLNESLEILDNEPLKINVAVVGDVKPDNVFMIINGEELLLKQDGEIYTQLFEAPVSESSFYLTANGWNSRKYMIKSYKTPVLADFKMKLNFPGYLKRRGEIITATGNAIIPEGTRIIWQIEGQHVEDITMVTKDTVLAFEKNEGGFEHTNTLYNDLSYQLSTSNAYVKDFEKLAYNLDVIKDQNPAIKVEQILDSININQSYFTGQAADDYGLSKIRLVCYPSDNEEEFQRISLESPNTNVHRFYYTFPSGLKLAEGKSYKLYFEVVDNDGIRGGKVTRSQIFNITIFDDNQLKNRELDFQNSILDKMDKSLEKYREQEETLSKINDKQKEEKTLNFEDKNQIKNFLQKQEEQEMLMEKFSKQLKESLSKDDQNNETKKMLQERLERQEMEARKNEKLLEELNKLADKIDKEELKKKLDELGKKQNTGARNLEQILELTKRYYVTEKASQLSKELDKLSKEQENISIDEKNNKSQDQKKLNDTFERLAKELDDLKKDNSDLKKPLDIDVPKKQQDDVKDNQKDALEELNKSEALEQDKQDNSPSKEKASQKQKSAAQKMKEMSKSLQQSSMGGGGSSVTEDAEMLRQILDNLITFSFKQENLFEEMENASADVSQFSKKVRDQKELRRLFEHVDDSLFALSLRRAELSEFVNEQITEVYYNIDKSLESVAENQIYQSASYQQYVINATNKLADFLANILDNMQQSMQAGQGSGQSSGDFQLPDIIQGQQSIQEKMNGSGQQEKQGQSGQEGKKGEGKQGEGEKIGEGEGQKGQNEKNGDGKTEGDGNGKSGADSQNGNEGQDGNSLEETGLSEIYEIYKEQQYLREQLEKQLNDLINKSDKDLAKKLIRQMEEFENELLENGITNRTKNKANTIQHQLLKLKDASLQQGKKSERESNANNKSYSNPITTKPDQLKGFQNDVEILNRQALPLHQNYQKRVKVYFKND